The Candidatus Margulisiibacteriota bacterium nucleotide sequence AGACGATGCTGAAAATATGATAGATGCAAATGAAAACAAAGAATTAGTTGAAATGGCTAGAGAAGAATTAGCAATGCTTAAGGATAAGAAAGAAACGCTAGATAACGAACTGCTTGTCATGCTAATACCAAAAGACCCTAACGACAATAATAATGCTTATTTGGAGGTTAGAGGAGGCACTGGCGGGGGAGAGGCAGCAATCTTTGCTAGGGATTTGTTTGATATGTATAGTAGGTATATTAATAATATGGGATGGACAGCAGAATTAATTGATGAAAATGAGTCTGATGCTGGTGGTTTAGCGAAAGTAGTTTT carries:
- a CDS encoding PCRF domain-containing protein yields the protein MDIISKFKDLERKFIDVERQMTNPAIISDVSKYNNLNKTRTELEDPVKKFREYINILEDLDDAENMIDANENKELVEMAREELAMLKDKKETLDNELLVMLIPKDPNDNNNAYLEVRGGTGGGEAAIFARDLFDMYSRYINNMGWTAELIDENESDAGGLAKVV